In the genome of Amphiura filiformis chromosome 4, Afil_fr2py, whole genome shotgun sequence, one region contains:
- the LOC140149590 gene encoding uncharacterized protein: MADEETGSASAATGKCNEREETEITKEVVLPRPPSGRLQYVHVRGSPKHSNNMNKTTLKTTQLLFEPTPPSPQQTRKFRTSHNSQSRRIQSAHGRIGTPTQPENNRTSNAIMKERIVLNKSRPKSAIESGQNKDSATLPSSSNNPETTSVTPVPKQVLTLNVTHSDLAETSRTSVSGCRVSEKPSLHHSHAGGERGKKVNNGIGRSIPKGILQLAPWLTDEAPIELCGVDPKTCLVFLPCLADMEDLPPELPPVQHYDECVIPYTVMPKAPKPFNPKKLFHYDVERHIQEAEAYYDRRNIYSVDGRLLHTGRKYGQQRTADIIKQEIEDLEGLLAGIGRADGNSIVVQYQEEINKLQRDVRQTLAQCPNLYSMLMTSRVCHLNAECLVACEYVKRNCGSSLDMKKKPEEEPPDVTGLRAFIREREEVISKIKARREACIAELDSMAIEADLGMTMQKEVLEAIKNM, translated from the exons ATGGCCGACGAAGAAACGGGGTCAGCGTCTGCAGCAACGGGAAAATGCAACGAAAGAGAAGAAACAGAGATTACCAAAGAAG TTGTGTTGCCGAGGCCTCCATCTGGAAGATTACAATACGTACATGTTAGAGGAAGCCCCAAACATTCAAATAACATGAACAAAACCACCTTAAAAACCACACAACTCCTATTCGAGCCAACACCTCCATCTCCTCAACAGACACGGAAGTTCCGCACATCGCACAACTCACAATCCCGGAGAATTCAAAGTGCCCATGGCAGGATTGGGACTCCAACACAGCCTGAGAATAATAGAACTAGCAATGCTATAATGAAAGAGAGGATTGTGCTGAACAAGTCGAGACCAAAATCAGCAATAGAATCAGGACAGAACAAAGATTCTGCAACTTTACCTTCATCATCAAATAACCCTGAAACAACATCAGTAACACCTGTACCAAAACAAGTTTTGACATTAAATGTTACACATTCAGATTTGGCAGAGACTAGCAGAACTTCAGTCAGTGGGTGTAGGGTATCAGAAAAGCCTAGTCTCCATCATAGTCATGCAGgtggagaaagaggaaaaaaagttAATAATGGAATTGGAAGATCAATCCCAAAAGGAATTTTACAACTGGCTCCATGGCTTACAGATGAAGCACCAATAGAATT ATGTGGAGTGGATCCAAAGACATGTCTTGTATTCTTACCATGTTTAGCAGACATGGAAGACTTACCACCTGAGTTACCACCTGTCCAACATTATGATGAATGTGTAATACCATATACAGTCATGCCAAAGGCACCTAAACCTTTC AATCCCAAGAAGCTGTTTCACTATGATGTG GAGAGGCACATACAAGAAGCTGAAGCATACTATGACCGTAGGAATATATATTCAGTTGATGGCAGACTTCTTCATACCGGAAG GAAATATGGCCAACAGAGGACAGCTGACATAATCAAGCAAGAAATTGAAGACTTAGAGGGCCTTCTAGCAG GAATTGGACGTGCAGATGGGAATAGTATTGTTGTGCAATATCAAGAGGAAATCAACAAACTGCAGAGAGATGTTAGACAAACACTGGCTCAGTGTCCAAA CTTGTATAGTATGCTCATGACATCAAGGGTGTGCCATCTGAATGCTGAATGCTTAGTAGCATGTGAATATGTGAAGAGGAATTGTGGGAGTAGTCTTG ATATGAAGAAAAAACCAGAGGAGGAGCCACCAGATGTG ACTGGTCTGAGAGCTTTCATCCGTGAGCGGGAGGAGGTTATCAGTAAAATCAAGGCGCGACGTGAGGCATGTATAGCAGAATTAGACAGTATGGCCATTGAGGCAGATCTTGGTATGACCATGCAGAAGGAAGTCTTGGAAGCAATCAAAAATATGTAA